From the Acidobacteriota bacterium genome, one window contains:
- a CDS encoding chemotaxis protein CheW: MPESPRDKYASARRTIAALPLEFGSPGGGDGKTELVSVLMFEVGGAPYAIGVESTEGVVDCPRITPLPGPPDGVAGLASVRGRMTVVMDLGLEVSQEPAKRRLILVKGDAQLGLLADRVEGVLALEPNKVRPIAHGKDSLTAQRAKFGWPAKTYFKSGRRRVPILDVERLSEP, from the coding sequence ATGCCGGAATCACCCAGGGACAAGTACGCGAGCGCTCGCCGCACAATAGCTGCTTTGCCGCTGGAGTTCGGCTCGCCTGGTGGGGGCGACGGCAAGACGGAGCTTGTCTCGGTGTTGATGTTTGAAGTCGGCGGCGCGCCGTACGCGATCGGCGTGGAGAGCACTGAAGGAGTCGTTGACTGTCCGCGAATCACTCCGCTGCCGGGTCCGCCGGATGGTGTTGCAGGGCTCGCGAGTGTGCGAGGCCGCATGACTGTGGTGATGGATCTCGGCCTCGAGGTGAGCCAGGAGCCGGCCAAGCGGCGTTTGATTCTGGTGAAGGGCGATGCGCAGTTGGGCTTATTGGCGGATCGCGTGGAAGGGGTCCTTGCACTCGAGCCAAACAAGGTTCGTCCTATCGCTCACGGCAAGGACAGCCTCACCGCTCAACGCGCGAAGTTCGGATGGCCCGCGAAGACTTACTTCAAGAGCGGGAGACGGCGCGTACCCATCCTGGACGTCGAGCGATTGTCCGAGCCGTGA
- a CDS encoding S41 family peptidase, with product MMITHTKGLEMRFKKRHWLLVLTLVLPLTFAGAHTGQRSTGQSPADMAARQRIAEDFANAIVVAKDNFAGQVEFNKVTKASIGGMLRTLDPHSAYFDRQQWEDFQNDQSSRYYGIGSTIIQHYGKVYIVSPTQGTASYRAGLRYGDHIAGINGESTNGWTQAQVRSKLLGPEGTTVNVKIARLGVDKPIDFKLTRGPVPLPSVANYFMLAGGVGYVNLERGFNTTTYDEVNRALRELRQQGMTSLILDLRSNRGGLVDQAQRVSNLFLYSGQKILSMRGRPGVFQSREFVANNTAPEEYPIVVLINRLSASAAEIVAGALQDHDRARLVGENSFGKGLVQSPFPLADGSALILTTGHYYTPSGRLIQRDYSGRSFYDYSLKRGDDKNGTHTDAKRTDSGRPVYGGGGIDPDVEAKVRVSQRDIELQRVWFDPVFEFAHQLAAGQIQGCLEFKLDRQADHRHHLAANEYQITDKVLPAFKSFLRDHKELKVDDSRVDKEADFIKRQIRYEMVTAAYGVETAYQVLLETDLQMQRAITEIPKARTMAEDLHRLRSSRDVEPRRN from the coding sequence ATGATGATCACTCACACGAAAGGGCTCGAGATGAGATTCAAGAAGCGACACTGGCTGTTAGTCTTGACGCTTGTGCTGCCGCTCACGTTTGCCGGTGCGCACACTGGGCAGCGTTCGACGGGGCAAAGCCCAGCCGATATGGCAGCTCGCCAGCGAATCGCCGAAGACTTTGCAAATGCCATCGTCGTCGCGAAGGACAATTTCGCGGGCCAGGTTGAGTTCAACAAGGTAACCAAAGCATCCATCGGGGGGATGCTTCGCACGCTCGATCCCCACTCGGCATATTTCGACCGGCAGCAATGGGAAGACTTCCAGAACGATCAGAGCAGCCGATACTACGGCATCGGTTCGACGATCATTCAACACTACGGGAAGGTGTATATCGTCTCGCCGACCCAGGGGACCGCGTCGTACAGAGCCGGGCTTCGTTACGGGGATCATATTGCCGGGATCAACGGCGAGTCGACCAACGGTTGGACTCAGGCTCAAGTCAGAAGCAAGCTGCTTGGCCCGGAAGGCACCACGGTAAACGTCAAGATAGCCCGGCTGGGCGTCGATAAGCCGATAGACTTCAAGCTGACGCGCGGACCCGTTCCGCTGCCATCGGTCGCGAACTACTTCATGCTCGCGGGCGGAGTCGGCTACGTCAATCTCGAGCGGGGATTCAACACAACCACCTACGATGAAGTGAACAGGGCTCTCCGAGAACTGCGGCAGCAGGGGATGACCTCACTGATACTCGACCTCAGAAGCAACCGCGGCGGGCTGGTCGACCAGGCACAGCGCGTATCGAACCTGTTCCTGTATAGCGGGCAGAAGATATTGTCCATGCGCGGACGCCCCGGGGTCTTTCAGTCCAGGGAATTTGTTGCCAACAACACCGCTCCGGAGGAATATCCGATCGTCGTTTTGATTAACAGGCTATCGGCTTCGGCGGCTGAGATCGTTGCCGGCGCGTTGCAGGACCACGACCGCGCACGGCTTGTTGGCGAAAACAGTTTTGGCAAGGGTCTTGTGCAGAGCCCGTTCCCGCTGGCGGACGGATCGGCGCTGATATTGACGACTGGTCACTACTACACGCCAAGCGGGCGGCTGATTCAGCGCGACTACAGCGGGCGCTCGTTCTACGACTACAGCCTCAAACGCGGCGACGACAAGAACGGAACGCACACTGATGCGAAGCGAACCGACTCGGGCCGGCCGGTCTACGGTGGCGGAGGAATCGATCCAGACGTCGAGGCGAAAGTAAGAGTTTCCCAGCGCGACATCGAGCTTCAGCGCGTATGGTTCGACCCCGTCTTCGAGTTTGCGCACCAACTTGCAGCAGGGCAGATTCAGGGGTGTTTGGAATTCAAGCTGGATCGGCAGGCTGATCATCGCCACCATCTCGCGGCGAACGAGTATCAGATCACCGACAAGGTCCTTCCCGCGTTCAAGAGCTTCCTGCGAGACCACAAGGAACTCAAAGTGGACGACTCGCGTGTGGACAAGGAAGCTGACTTCATCAAGCGCCAGATCCGCTACGAGATGGTGACCGCGGCGTACGGAGTCGAAACGGCGTATCAGGTGCTGTTGGAAACTGACCTTCAGATGCAGCGAGCGATCACCGAAATACCAAAGGCCAGAACGATGGCAGAGGACCTTCATCGCTTGCGGAGCTCGCGCGACGTAGAGCCGCGAAGGAATTAG
- a CDS encoding ATP-binding protein codes for MIDDKALLNEYLSESEELLDSLLADLDSLASRGGESPDTNLINRAFRTVHSLKGLSGMMGLAEVQSLAHDFEDILDDLRLGQLALNERTSAALQEAASGLAALVGGAARGTAGEEDFERLRLLLAAVALKSRERVKREDSGLESLNLSDRERTLLTDYEAHRINENVRAGRSFYAITVTFDVGKLDTQYRALSARLEEAGELITTLPEKTAEASLVGFKLVFAAGLKEADVKRIAGSFGGRVARLERSTWRKAGAALRAAGRIMPGRGATTKDATGDLDAVLPPSFAQESLQPLSPSVRVDMSQIDELSGLAHELSIGMEKLTSMAETFLGAANLGARERSDLRFSARRMKREFLELEERLVELRMVSLAQTFTRAARLAGRLARELGKSVSVDLTGRETQLDKVIVDRVADSIYHVLRNAVDHGLETAEERRMTGKSARGKIKLEARLEGTRAVISITDDGRGIGQAEVRRRAIEAGLIAPDEILSEEETLRLILRPGLSTAERVSAVSGRGVGLDAVERTIYELGGEVRIASEEGKWTTFELAVPTTLVMISAFIVRASGWRYAVNVAQIIELLYVRPEEILGRDGRRTIGWRDAAIPLVELGYVLGLGGARLLHQPDGGQNGGGKRAADAGSIKVPVLVISAADRNVAVAVEQFDEQREIIVKSLGSIGRRLKGIVGAVDLEGGDVALVLDLPSLLVLRSIRS; via the coding sequence ACTGTTCACTCGCTGAAAGGCCTTTCCGGAATGATGGGTCTGGCTGAGGTGCAATCGCTGGCTCACGACTTCGAAGACATTCTGGACGATCTGAGGCTAGGTCAGCTCGCGCTGAATGAACGAACCAGCGCCGCGCTACAAGAAGCCGCGAGCGGACTGGCGGCGCTGGTGGGCGGCGCCGCGCGCGGAACCGCAGGCGAAGAAGACTTCGAAAGGCTCCGTCTGCTTCTGGCCGCGGTCGCATTGAAGTCTCGCGAGCGTGTAAAGAGAGAAGATAGCGGGCTGGAGTCGCTCAACCTATCCGATCGCGAGCGGACGCTGCTGACCGATTACGAGGCGCATCGCATCAACGAGAACGTTCGCGCGGGCAGATCATTCTACGCTATCACGGTGACGTTTGATGTCGGCAAACTCGACACTCAATATCGAGCGCTCTCCGCCAGGCTCGAAGAGGCCGGCGAATTGATCACAACTCTGCCTGAGAAAACAGCGGAGGCTTCGCTTGTCGGGTTCAAGCTGGTGTTCGCGGCCGGGCTCAAGGAAGCCGACGTAAAACGAATAGCCGGCTCGTTTGGCGGGCGCGTCGCGCGCCTCGAACGCTCGACCTGGCGCAAGGCCGGGGCCGCGCTGAGGGCCGCGGGCCGCATTATGCCGGGAAGGGGCGCAACCACCAAGGACGCGACCGGGGATCTTGACGCTGTTCTACCACCGAGTTTCGCTCAAGAATCATTGCAGCCCCTTTCTCCGAGCGTCCGAGTCGACATGTCGCAGATCGACGAGCTATCGGGTCTGGCTCACGAGCTGTCGATCGGGATGGAAAAGCTGACGTCAATGGCCGAGACCTTCCTGGGGGCCGCCAACCTCGGCGCACGCGAAAGGTCTGACCTGAGGTTCAGCGCGCGCCGTATGAAGCGCGAATTCCTCGAATTGGAAGAGCGGCTTGTCGAGCTTCGAATGGTTTCGCTTGCGCAGACGTTTACGCGCGCGGCACGTTTGGCCGGGCGACTCGCTCGCGAACTTGGCAAGTCGGTCTCGGTAGACCTGACCGGTCGCGAAACGCAACTGGATAAGGTGATAGTCGATCGCGTGGCTGACTCGATCTATCACGTTCTGCGCAACGCGGTGGACCACGGGCTCGAGACTGCTGAAGAGCGAAGAATGACGGGGAAGAGCGCTCGCGGAAAGATCAAGCTCGAAGCAAGACTCGAAGGCACGCGCGCAGTTATATCTATCACCGATGATGGGCGCGGAATAGGTCAAGCCGAGGTGCGGCGCCGGGCCATCGAAGCCGGACTGATCGCTCCTGATGAAATCCTCAGCGAAGAGGAGACGTTGCGATTGATCTTGCGCCCAGGCTTGTCCACGGCTGAGCGCGTCTCGGCCGTATCCGGCCGCGGCGTTGGGCTTGATGCGGTCGAGAGGACCATATACGAGCTTGGAGGAGAGGTTCGAATTGCCTCCGAGGAAGGGAAATGGACCACCTTCGAGCTGGCAGTTCCGACGACGCTGGTGATGATCTCGGCGTTCATCGTTCGAGCTAGTGGTTGGCGATACGCCGTCAATGTCGCTCAGATCATCGAGCTTCTCTATGTCCGTCCGGAGGAAATACTTGGCCGCGATGGCAGAAGGACCATCGGTTGGCGGGATGCGGCGATTCCGCTGGTCGAGCTTGGATACGTGCTCGGGCTGGGAGGCGCGCGCCTGCTTCATCAACCGGACGGCGGTCAAAATGGTGGCGGGAAACGGGCAGCGGACGCCGGCTCGATCAAGGTACCGGTGTTGGTCATATCAGCGGCGGACAGAAACGTGGCGGTCGCAGTCGAGCAGTTCGATGAGCAACGTGAAATCATAGTGAAGTCGCTCGGCTCGATCGGACGCCGGCTGAAGGGAATAGTTGGCGCAGTCGATCTGGAAGGGGGCGATGTCGCCCTCGTATTGGACCTGCCGAGCTTGCTTGTTCTCAGAAGCATTCGGTCGTGA
- a CDS encoding rhomboid family intramembrane serine protease, protein MNQAVNEPSLRTCPGCGTQTPAEDPRCAHCGLSSIDVVFADRKADSERRFLQALFTRSNPFTMIFIGINVGIFVLMCLAGGFAVTSSDPAVLLGFGAKQNSLIAGQHQYWRLITSIFIHIGFIHLFLNNYALWIIGQEIERIYGSARFVVLYLATGIVGSVGSYVFNPEATSAGASGAIFGLFGVMATFAFKYRREIPELLSREIKRRVIPIIAINLVFGFSVRIVDNAAHIGGLLTGIALALAVPYKRPHERITPAVWRALHIICLAVILISFVSAFRAYNGPSLGFSNLTRRPGSSVVKYFDQMKEAARSLSQSIEFGAAPLDSGSEAAGVKPALAAVELGIRAVNAVPQMDSDADQYRKRLLELLVGQKEILDRFARTNSKNRNSLIAEEEMLKNRYNQFLADYGRWIPGFLKEHGYELGEANDR, encoded by the coding sequence TTGAACCAAGCCGTCAACGAACCCTCTCTTCGCACTTGCCCTGGCTGCGGCACTCAAACGCCCGCTGAGGACCCTCGGTGCGCGCACTGCGGTCTCAGTTCAATCGATGTGGTGTTCGCCGACCGCAAGGCTGATTCGGAGCGCCGCTTCCTGCAGGCGTTATTCACTCGCTCAAATCCGTTCACGATGATCTTCATCGGGATCAATGTTGGGATCTTCGTGTTGATGTGCCTGGCAGGTGGTTTCGCCGTGACCTCATCCGATCCCGCGGTGTTGCTGGGATTCGGCGCAAAACAAAACAGCTTGATTGCCGGCCAGCATCAATACTGGCGGCTGATCACTTCGATCTTCATTCACATCGGGTTCATTCACCTGTTCCTCAACAACTACGCGTTGTGGATCATCGGCCAGGAGATCGAGCGCATCTACGGTTCGGCTCGTTTTGTGGTTCTCTACCTGGCCACAGGCATTGTCGGTTCAGTTGGCAGCTACGTCTTCAATCCCGAGGCGACATCGGCCGGCGCTTCGGGCGCCATTTTCGGGCTGTTTGGGGTGATGGCAACCTTCGCGTTCAAGTACAGGAGAGAAATCCCCGAGTTGCTGAGCCGCGAGATCAAGCGGCGTGTGATTCCGATCATCGCAATCAATTTAGTGTTCGGCTTCTCAGTCAGAATAGTCGATAACGCGGCGCACATCGGAGGTCTGCTGACTGGAATCGCGCTCGCCTTGGCAGTCCCATACAAACGGCCACACGAACGAATCACCCCAGCGGTCTGGCGCGCGCTGCATATCATCTGCCTTGCGGTTATTCTTATCTCGTTCGTCAGCGCGTTCCGAGCATACAACGGACCGAGCCTGGGCTTTTCGAACCTTACCCGGCGTCCCGGCTCGAGCGTTGTGAAGTACTTCGATCAAATGAAAGAGGCCGCCAGATCGTTAAGCCAGTCTATCGAGTTTGGCGCCGCGCCGCTCGACTCCGGGAGCGAGGCGGCTGGCGTGAAACCGGCCCTCGCCGCGGTCGAACTAGGAATCCGGGCCGTCAATGCGGTACCTCAGATGGACTCCGACGCCGATCAATACCGCAAGCGATTACTTGAATTGTTAGTCGGGCAGAAAGAAATTCTGGATCGATTCGCGCGGACGAACTCAAAGAACCGCAACTCGCTGATTGCTGAAGAGGAAATGCTCAAGAATCGCTACAATCAGTTCCTGGCGGATTATGGTAGATGGATACCGGGATTTTTGAAGGAACACGGGTACGAGCTCGGCGAAGCAAATGATCGGTGA
- a CDS encoding S41 family peptidase — translation MKSKKRYWLLVVALIIPITFAGAHPAQKLLGQRADVSTARQQIAEDFAKAVLVAKDNYAGQVDFSKLTKASILGMLHTLDPHSSYFDAKEWEKVQQDQRSRYSGIGSTIAQRNDRVYIMSPFDATPAHRGGIRYGDQIVQINGESTETWNSQQVSQKLIGPEGTSVTVKVARLGASQPVEFKFVREAVKLASVTNSYMAANGVGYINFDRGFNFTSYDEIRTALADLQRQEMTSLILDLRNNPGGLVEQAKKITNLFLYRGQPIVTLRGRPQTFPTREEVASNNNPEEFPIVVIINSRSASASEIVAGALQDHDRGVIVGENSFGKGLVQSVFPLSDGSGLWLVTGHFYTPSGRLIQREYNNRSFYDYYLKRGDKDAVQRTEEKRTDTGRTVYGGGGIQPDVLVKFPSAEFELQRVWVEPVFQFTRALVAGQIAGLSEFKVDRPCDHRHRLAQGEYAVGDKVLAAFKNFLREHKELKSDDSRVDKDADWVKRRVRYEVATAAFGEENARAALADGDVQLQRALGEMPKAKALTDDIRRIRAAARGDIRRN, via the coding sequence ATGAAATCTAAGAAGCGCTACTGGTTGCTTGTTGTCGCTCTCATCATCCCAATTACATTTGCAGGCGCGCATCCCGCTCAGAAGCTTCTCGGACAGAGAGCGGACGTCTCTACGGCGCGGCAGCAGATTGCCGAAGACTTTGCTAAGGCGGTTCTGGTCGCGAAAGACAACTACGCCGGGCAGGTTGATTTCAGCAAGCTGACCAAGGCTTCGATCCTTGGCATGCTTCACACGCTCGACCCGCACTCCAGCTATTTCGACGCTAAAGAGTGGGAGAAGGTCCAACAGGATCAGCGCAGCCGTTATTCCGGGATAGGCTCGACCATAGCGCAGCGAAACGACAGGGTCTATATCATGTCGCCGTTCGATGCGACTCCGGCTCATCGTGGCGGCATACGCTACGGAGATCAGATCGTCCAGATCAATGGAGAATCGACTGAGACTTGGAACTCCCAACAAGTCTCGCAAAAGCTGATCGGGCCGGAGGGCACATCTGTTACGGTGAAGGTGGCGCGGCTGGGCGCAAGTCAGCCGGTCGAGTTCAAGTTCGTTCGCGAAGCTGTGAAGCTGGCGTCGGTGACCAATTCCTACATGGCCGCCAATGGCGTTGGCTACATCAACTTCGATCGAGGATTCAACTTCACGAGCTACGACGAGATTCGCACGGCGCTGGCAGACCTGCAAAGACAGGAAATGACGTCGCTCATTCTGGATCTGCGGAACAATCCCGGCGGTCTGGTGGAACAGGCGAAAAAGATCACCAATCTTTTTCTGTATCGTGGGCAGCCCATAGTGACGCTGCGGGGGCGTCCGCAAACGTTTCCGACCCGCGAAGAAGTTGCCAGTAACAACAATCCCGAAGAGTTTCCTATCGTTGTCATTATCAACTCCAGATCGGCGTCGGCTTCTGAGATCGTTGCGGGTGCGCTTCAAGATCACGACCGCGGAGTAATAGTCGGCGAGAACAGCTTCGGGAAGGGATTGGTGCAGAGCGTGTTCCCGTTGTCGGACGGCTCGGGTCTATGGCTTGTTACCGGGCACTTCTATACGCCGAGCGGACGTCTGATCCAGCGCGAGTACAACAACCGCTCTTTCTACGACTACTATCTGAAACGGGGCGACAAGGACGCGGTTCAGCGAACCGAAGAGAAACGCACCGATACCGGCAGAACGGTCTACGGCGGCGGCGGCATTCAGCCGGATGTACTGGTGAAGTTTCCGTCGGCTGAGTTTGAGCTCCAACGGGTATGGGTAGAACCCGTTTTCCAATTCACTCGCGCTTTAGTAGCCGGGCAGATTGCCGGGCTGTCGGAGTTCAAGGTCGATCGCCCGTGCGATCACAGACACCGGCTCGCGCAAGGCGAGTACGCCGTGGGCGACAAGGTTCTGGCCGCGTTCAAGAACTTTCTCCGCGAGCACAAGGAATTGAAATCCGACGACTCGCGCGTTGACAAAGATGCGGACTGGGTCAAGCGCCGAGTTCGCTACGAGGTGGCCACGGCGGCGTTTGGCGAAGAGAATGCTCGCGCCGCGCTCGCCGATGGGGATGTCCAGCTACAACGCGCTCTGGGTGAAATGCCGAAGGCGAAGGCGCTGACCGACGACATTCGGCGTATCCGCGCTGCGGCTCGCGGGGATATTCGAAGGAACTGA